From Manduca sexta isolate Smith_Timp_Sample1 chromosome 21, JHU_Msex_v1.0, whole genome shotgun sequence, the proteins below share one genomic window:
- the LOC119190051 gene encoding uncharacterized protein LOC119190051, giving the protein MMVNTFPFCEESKLRDKVIWRCTSKKTNCKARIHMLGQSVVAVKGMHNHPPRALCLPARRQGARKQADVVAPIAAPLTTTADLDALAMQAPKLE; this is encoded by the coding sequence ATGATGGTGAACACATTCCCTTTCTGCGAGGAATCCAAGTTGCGAGACAAAGTGATATGGCGTTGTACATCCAAGAAGACCAACTGCAAGGCGAGGATACACATGCTGGGGCAGAGCGTGGTCGCCGTGAAGGGCATGCACAACCACCCGCCGCGGGCGCTGTGCCTGCCGGCGCGGCGCCAGGGGGCGCGCAAGCAGGCCGACGTGGTCGCGCCCATCGCCGCGCCGCTCACCACCACCGCCGACCTCGACGCGCTCGCCATGCAGGCGCCCAAACTCGAATGA